The following coding sequences are from one Capsicum annuum cultivar UCD-10X-F1 chromosome 3, UCD10Xv1.1, whole genome shotgun sequence window:
- the LOC107866643 gene encoding heavy metal-associated isoprenylated plant protein 20, with protein sequence MGIIDHISDMFEVTSTRKSKRKPLQTVEIKVKMDCDGCERRVTNAVSSIKGVKSVDVSRKQSRVTVSGYVEPKKVLKKVQNTGKKAEFWPYVEYNLVSYPYAPGAYDKKAPSGYVRDVPQAFQTPNTPTERFTSMFSDENPNACAIM encoded by the exons atgGGTATTATAGATCACATATCAGATATGTTTGAGGTTACAAGTACTAGGAAGAGCAAACGTAAACCATTGCAG ACAGTTGAAATAAAGGTAAAAATGGATTGTGATGGATGTGAAAGGAGGGTTACTAATGCAGTGTCCTCTATCAAAG gTGTGAAATCAGTGGACGTAAGCAGGAAGCAAAGCCGAGTAACAGTGAGTGGTTATGTTGAACCAAAAAAGGTGTTAAAGAAGGTGCAAAACACAGGAAAGAAGGCAGAATTTTGGCCATATGTAGAATATAATTTGGTGTCATATCCATATGCACCAGGAGCCTACGACAAAAAAGCACCCTCTGGCTACGTGAGAGATGTTCCACAAGCTTTTCAAACACCAAATACTCCTACTGAGAGATTTACTTCAATGTTCAGTGATGAAAATCCTAATGCTTGTGCAATCATGTGA